The following are encoded together in the Candidatus Woesebacteria bacterium genome:
- a CDS encoding UDP-N-acetylmuramoyl-L-alanyl-D-glutamate--2,6-diaminopimelate ligase → MKNKLLTLLKCLPNYQFMGKDVLISGITQDSRKVKKGDMFVAIKGLNCDGHDYIQKAIDSGAACVVGEKLPDKSWSSLTAYVKVADSREALGLLASQWFDNPSEKMKVIGVTGTDGKTTTVNMIYEILKSSGENVGMISTISAKIGNEAIDTGLHVTNPDSIDLQKLLSRMVANGCTYAVIEVTSHGLDQGRVIGVDFDVSVLTNITHEHLDYHKTFENYLNAKAMLFEAGNTIVLNKDDSAYNFLSQRRENKSQIISYSIIDKSADVYASNITHTKNIPTFEVKTKASKFKVKLSMAGSYNISNALAAISVAKHYTISDKVINTALSSFPQLEGRREEINNDLHLKIYVDFAHTPNSLENVLRQLKSESQGRVICVFGCASQRDLTKRPMMAEVATRLADIAVFTAEDPRKEDVFSIFKDMLSGVGSDTVNATDLSVEDINKLEKHAYLTMPERGEAIYYAIKKLAKKGDTVVICGKGHEMSMAYDNVEHPWNDREFVKDILTNKLLLDAVILAAGKGSRLKSQTPKVMHKLAGKPMLTYPIDNLRRIGVVDIIAVVGYRLDVIHTYFGNSLRYVEQDRQLGTGHAAFCGVGESKNRNVLVMYGDDNAFYTKETYRKLIKMHSDSKATITLISLVLDNPFGFGRIVRDEKDNFVKIVEEKDATDEEKKISEVNDGVYLFDRAWFMENFGKIKNNNVQQEYLLTDFIELAIKQSRKVLVYAIKDSSQWCGINTPDQLTKADNLMRHKLSQI, encoded by the coding sequence ATGAAAAATAAACTACTGACACTACTTAAGTGCCTTCCGAATTATCAATTTATGGGAAAGGATGTCCTTATTTCGGGAATTACTCAAGACAGTAGAAAAGTGAAAAAAGGTGATATGTTTGTTGCCATAAAAGGTTTAAATTGCGACGGACATGATTATATACAAAAAGCTATCGATTCGGGGGCGGCATGTGTTGTCGGGGAAAAGCTACCTGACAAAAGCTGGTCTTCACTTACTGCATATGTGAAAGTTGCCGATTCGCGTGAAGCGCTTGGTCTATTGGCTTCGCAGTGGTTTGACAATCCAAGCGAAAAAATGAAAGTTATTGGCGTGACTGGTACCGACGGGAAAACAACTACAGTAAATATGATTTACGAAATACTAAAAAGTAGTGGTGAGAATGTGGGTATGATTAGTACGATTTCGGCAAAAATCGGTAATGAAGCAATTGACACCGGGCTACATGTTACAAATCCCGATTCAATTGATTTACAAAAACTTCTTTCTCGCATGGTTGCAAACGGTTGCACATATGCAGTCATCGAAGTAACTTCACATGGTTTAGATCAAGGTCGGGTTATTGGGGTTGATTTTGATGTAAGTGTTTTGACAAACATAACTCACGAACATCTTGATTATCATAAAACTTTTGAAAATTATTTGAACGCGAAAGCGATGCTTTTTGAAGCGGGAAACACGATAGTTCTCAATAAAGATGACAGTGCGTATAATTTCTTATCCCAAAGAAGAGAAAACAAATCTCAAATAATTTCGTACTCTATCATCGATAAATCAGCAGATGTGTATGCGTCAAATATAACTCACACAAAAAATATACCTACATTTGAAGTCAAAACTAAAGCTTCAAAATTTAAAGTCAAGTTATCAATGGCAGGTAGCTACAATATTTCTAATGCTCTTGCGGCAATTAGTGTGGCAAAACACTATACTATTTCCGATAAAGTAATAAACACCGCACTATCATCATTCCCTCAATTGGAAGGAAGGCGAGAAGAAATCAACAATGATTTACACCTAAAAATATATGTTGATTTCGCACATACTCCGAACTCACTGGAAAATGTTTTACGACAACTTAAGAGTGAGTCCCAAGGCCGAGTGATATGTGTGTTTGGATGTGCAAGCCAAAGAGACTTAACAAAGCGTCCAATGATGGCCGAAGTTGCAACAAGACTTGCTGATATTGCAGTGTTTACGGCAGAGGATCCGCGCAAAGAAGATGTGTTTAGTATATTCAAGGATATGTTGTCAGGAGTAGGAAGTGATACGGTAAATGCAACTGATTTATCTGTCGAAGACATTAATAAACTTGAGAAACACGCATATTTGACAATGCCCGAAAGAGGTGAGGCGATTTATTATGCGATAAAAAAACTTGCTAAAAAAGGTGACACTGTCGTGATATGCGGGAAAGGTCATGAAATGTCGATGGCTTATGATAATGTGGAGCATCCCTGGAACGACAGGGAATTTGTGAAAGATATATTGACTAACAAATTGCTACTAGATGCTGTAATTCTTGCTGCCGGAAAAGGCAGTAGACTAAAATCGCAAACACCCAAAGTAATGCATAAGTTAGCAGGTAAACCAATGTTAACCTATCCTATCGATAACTTGCGGCGGATTGGAGTAGTGGATATTATTGCAGTCGTTGGTTATAGGCTAGATGTAATACACACATATTTTGGTAATTCGCTTCGTTACGTTGAGCAAGACCGGCAATTGGGAACCGGCCATGCGGCATTTTGTGGAGTGGGTGAGTCAAAGAACAGAAATGTTTTGGTAATGTATGGCGATGACAATGCTTTTTACACCAAAGAAACATACAGGAAATTGATAAAAATGCATAGTGACAGTAAGGCAACAATTACTTTAATTAGTTTGGTTTTAGATAATCCTTTCGGATTTGGCCGGATTGTAAGAGACGAAAAAGATAACTTTGTAAAAATCGTTGAAGAGAAAGATGCAACCGACGAGGAAAAAAAGATTAGCGAAGTAAATGATGGGGTGTATCTTTTTGATCGCGCTTGGTTTATGGAAAATTTCGGTAAAATAAAAAATAACAATGTGCAACAGGAATATTTGTTGACTGATTTTATTGAACTTGCCATAAAACAATCACGTAAGGTTTTGGTATATGCAATTAAGGATTCATCTCAGTGGTGTGGTATAAATACTCCCGATCAGTTAACTAAGGCTGACAACCTAATGAGACATAAATTGTCACAAATTTAG
- a CDS encoding UDP-N-acetylmuramoyl-tripeptide--D-alanyl-D-alanine ligase, translated as MDNTFKLIVLAIWFPQAFLQLVVWMYRVQEKEYRLDKFKILLKSSSGVEKLLLTQIILKIVLIFISPVSLIPIGLFVVLDIYLFSKLLRRQIPKPVITKRISNIFKTVLVGFVVIVLIQVLDIIRFETALLLAELNLIIGIAVGVIVTKPLVEKAKKEDVHKARTKLAKIKPKVIGITGSYGKTTTKEFLCHLLEDSFVVEKTYKNQNNEFGVARKILSDFSEQTQVFIAEMGAYKIGEIAAIADFTHPSIGVITGIEEQHLELFGSLENIKTAKYELIDALPDKGMAVFNTSNTICEELAQRAEKHKKLDVYRYKVGSGKSTKKCAVAKITKNKRDGISFEISLAGVIRKLHTNITDEHFIENLTGAILIARLLGVSWKAIEKACLTMITQTGTMTKNIFKSHAVAIDDTYNSTPKGFEAAVKSLSKYTGVKIVVTPGIIELANASHTVHRNLGLLIEKSADILVLTNADYINDFKNSFEEKPEKLLITTNPDEIIGIIDRLNQKDSVFLFEGRLPAKVTKHIQSLYT; from the coding sequence ATGGATAATACTTTCAAACTAATAGTTTTAGCAATCTGGTTTCCACAGGCTTTTCTGCAATTGGTGGTTTGGATGTATCGGGTACAGGAGAAAGAGTATAGGCTCGATAAATTTAAAATATTATTGAAAAGTAGTTCCGGAGTCGAAAAGTTATTGTTAACTCAGATTATTTTGAAAATAGTACTTATTTTTATTAGTCCTGTTTCCTTAATTCCGATTGGATTGTTTGTTGTCTTGGATATTTATTTGTTTAGTAAATTATTGAGAAGACAAATACCTAAGCCAGTTATAACAAAGCGAATATCCAATATTTTTAAAACTGTATTGGTGGGGTTTGTCGTTATTGTGCTAATCCAAGTCCTTGATATTATACGATTTGAAACAGCGCTTTTGTTGGCTGAACTAAATTTAATAATTGGCATTGCTGTCGGGGTTATCGTTACAAAACCGTTGGTAGAAAAAGCTAAAAAAGAAGATGTGCACAAGGCGAGAACAAAGCTTGCCAAGATTAAGCCCAAAGTGATCGGAATAACCGGTAGCTATGGAAAAACAACAACAAAAGAATTCCTTTGTCATCTTCTTGAAGATTCCTTTGTAGTTGAAAAAACATATAAAAACCAGAATAACGAATTCGGTGTTGCCAGAAAGATACTTAGTGATTTTAGTGAACAAACACAAGTATTTATCGCGGAAATGGGTGCTTACAAAATCGGTGAAATCGCCGCGATTGCTGATTTCACACATCCTTCAATTGGGGTTATAACCGGTATCGAGGAGCAGCATCTTGAGCTTTTTGGAAGTTTAGAAAATATAAAAACTGCCAAATACGAGCTTATTGATGCATTACCCGACAAGGGTATGGCGGTATTTAATACATCAAATACAATCTGCGAGGAACTTGCTCAAAGAGCCGAAAAACACAAGAAACTTGATGTGTATCGATACAAAGTGGGATCGGGAAAATCGACTAAAAAGTGTGCCGTTGCAAAAATTACAAAAAATAAAAGAGACGGGATATCTTTTGAAATTAGCCTAGCAGGTGTTATTAGAAAACTACATACCAATATTACCGATGAACATTTTATCGAAAATCTTACAGGTGCAATTCTAATCGCAAGGTTACTGGGTGTTTCATGGAAAGCTATCGAGAAGGCGTGTTTAACCATGATTACGCAAACGGGTACAATGACTAAAAACATATTCAAGTCGCATGCGGTTGCTATAGATGATACCTACAATTCGACACCAAAGGGGTTTGAGGCTGCGGTTAAATCGCTGTCGAAGTACACGGGTGTTAAGATTGTTGTCACACCCGGAATAATTGAGCTGGCAAATGCCTCGCATACGGTGCATAGAAATTTAGGGCTGTTAATCGAAAAAAGTGCCGATATATTGGTGCTAACCAATGCCGATTATATAAATGACTTTAAAAACAGTTTTGAAGAAAAACCGGAAAAATTACTCATAACGACAAACCCCGATGAGATTATTGGTATAATTGACAGATTGAACCAAAAAGATAGCGTATTTTTATTTGAAGGCAGATTACCGGCTAAAGTAACTAAACACATTCAATCCCTTTATACATGA
- a CDS encoding aminotransferase class I/II-fold pyridoxal phosphate-dependent enzyme, giving the protein MKPIFISLSPNTQKDDLAIALKTLFNPFNWLEKNIKNLESQFEKRFGKDYRAYAVNSGRSAEYVILKSLGIKKGDEVLVQAFTCIAVPNSIKWLKAKPVFVDIDDTFNLDPVDLDKKITKKTKAIIVQHTFGIPARIDIIKNIAQKHNIFLIEDCAHSLGAKFKHQPLGTYSDAAFFSFGRDKIVSSVFGGMILTKNVKLGSAISHNIDTLKKSTIFFAVQQLLHPILFNLVILPLYHFGVGKVSVGKILLFVFQKAKILSKPVYRQELHTQQIDLFPRKMSTPLATLASRQFAKLDNFNAHRMTIANMYFDNLKMKKVTLPPKNTEAIWLRFPILVDDPKRILEIAKEKKILLGNWYTNIIDPKCDLENVGYRLGDCPHAEYLSKRVVNLPTYPNLDEKQVHQVISLIKHALRS; this is encoded by the coding sequence ATGAAACCAATATTTATTTCGCTATCCCCAAATACACAAAAAGACGACTTGGCAATTGCCCTAAAAACATTATTTAATCCTTTTAATTGGCTGGAAAAAAATATAAAGAATTTAGAATCGCAATTTGAAAAAAGATTCGGAAAAGATTATCGGGCATATGCTGTAAATAGCGGAAGAAGTGCAGAATACGTAATTCTCAAATCACTGGGAATAAAGAAGGGAGACGAAGTTCTCGTGCAAGCGTTTACGTGTATTGCAGTCCCCAATTCGATTAAATGGCTAAAGGCTAAACCTGTATTTGTTGACATTGATGATACTTTTAACCTGGATCCTGTCGATTTGGATAAAAAGATTACCAAAAAAACCAAAGCAATTATTGTTCAACATACTTTCGGGATACCAGCAAGAATTGATATTATTAAAAATATTGCCCAAAAGCATAACATTTTCCTGATTGAGGACTGTGCGCATTCTTTGGGTGCAAAATTTAAACACCAGCCTTTAGGTACATATTCCGACGCAGCCTTTTTTAGTTTCGGGCGTGATAAAATAGTCTCAAGTGTTTTTGGGGGAATGATTCTGACCAAAAATGTCAAATTAGGAAGCGCCATATCACACAACATTGATACTCTAAAAAAGTCAACAATATTTTTTGCTGTCCAGCAATTACTTCATCCGATTCTATTTAATCTAGTAATATTGCCGTTATATCATTTTGGTGTCGGTAAGGTGAGTGTTGGAAAAATATTATTGTTTGTTTTTCAGAAAGCTAAGATATTATCAAAACCCGTGTATAGGCAGGAATTACATACACAACAAATTGATCTATTTCCACGAAAAATGTCTACACCTTTGGCTACCCTGGCCAGTCGGCAATTTGCTAAATTGGACAATTTTAACGCACATCGAATGACAATTGCTAATATGTATTTTGACAACCTGAAAATGAAAAAAGTCACACTTCCTCCCAAAAATACCGAGGCGATTTGGTTAAGATTTCCGATATTGGTTGATGACCCGAAACGAATATTGGAGATCGCCAAAGAAAAAAAAATACTGCTTGGCAATTGGTATACAAATATAATCGATCCGAAATGCGATTTGGAAAATGTCGGTTATCGTTTGGGTGATTGCCCGCACGCCGAGTATTTATCAAAAAGAGTCGTAAATTTACCAACTTATCCCAATTTAGACGAAAAGCAAGTTCACCAAGTTATTTCACTTATAAAACATGCACTACGAAGTTAA
- a CDS encoding peptidoglycan bridge formation glycyltransferase FemA/FemB family protein, producing MHYEVKEIQSKEIWEEFVLCQNPKSFLQSWNWGESHRVMGDKIFRFGYYNKSKLVGTCLVIKQKARRGPHFLIPGGPLIDWHNKQLVASFLGHIKKLARDEKVWFVRVRPELEDSPVNRKLFTSLGFIFAPMHLHAENTWILDTTKTSEDILAGMRKNTRYIVKKSTGFGLTITDTLDEKSTQILSNLQKETVERHGFVGFSDRLFKAQLATFGKDNQARLYIVWKKKVPLVAAIIIYYGNYGYYHHSGSTTKFQQIPSSYFLQWNVIQEVKKRNLKGYNFWGIAPLGRKKHRFAGVTTFKTGFGGERIDWLHAHDLPVSRNYYLTFVFETARKLLRGL from the coding sequence ATGCACTACGAAGTTAAAGAAATTCAAAGCAAAGAAATCTGGGAAGAATTTGTCTTATGTCAAAACCCAAAATCATTTTTACAATCATGGAATTGGGGTGAGTCGCACCGCGTTATGGGAGATAAGATATTTAGATTTGGATATTATAATAAGAGTAAGCTTGTCGGTACTTGCCTTGTGATCAAACAAAAAGCCAGAAGGGGTCCGCATTTTTTGATTCCCGGAGGCCCGTTAATTGATTGGCATAATAAACAACTAGTAGCATCGTTTCTTGGTCACATTAAAAAACTGGCTAGGGACGAAAAAGTATGGTTTGTAAGAGTGAGGCCAGAATTAGAAGATTCCCCGGTTAACCGTAAATTGTTTACATCCCTTGGTTTTATATTTGCACCCATGCATTTACATGCCGAGAATACATGGATTTTAGATACCACTAAAACAAGCGAAGATATCCTTGCCGGTATGAGAAAAAACACCCGCTATATTGTGAAAAAGAGCACTGGGTTTGGACTTACAATTACTGATACTCTAGATGAAAAAAGTACGCAAATTCTATCCAATCTACAAAAGGAAACAGTTGAGAGACATGGATTTGTGGGCTTTTCGGATAGATTGTTTAAAGCACAGTTGGCTACTTTTGGTAAAGATAATCAGGCGAGACTCTACATAGTTTGGAAGAAAAAAGTTCCACTTGTTGCTGCGATTATTATTTATTACGGTAATTACGGTTATTATCATCATAGCGGGTCGACGACAAAATTCCAGCAAATTCCTTCATCGTACTTTCTTCAATGGAACGTCATACAAGAAGTCAAAAAACGAAATTTAAAAGGGTATAATTTTTGGGGCATAGCACCATTGGGCAGGAAAAAACATCGTTTTGCCGGAGTGACAACTTTTAAAACAGGGTTTGGTGGTGAAAGAATTGATTGGCTCCATGCTCACGACTTGCCGGTATCGCGTAATTACTATCTAACCTTTGTATTTGAAACGGCCCGAAAACTGTTAAGAGGTTTATAG
- the murB gene encoding UDP-N-acetylmuramate dehydrogenase: MKNIRESVSLKNRTTFSIGGNAKYFAQATTKSELVEICKFAKENKLQVVALGGGSNVLINDDGIDGVVVSLTNKDVEIKLRKSSVLVTVGAGKNWEELVGEMVKKGYQGIECLSGIPGTTGAAPIQNIGAYGQEIKETFVSLTAYDTKLGKFKRFSKKECQFGYRDSVFKRKGNKGRYIVYQVTLRLKKINVPKIKYQSLTGYLEAKNIVNPTLSQVRCAVLAIRSEKLENPKIVCNSGSFFKNPIVKKTVLKKLLTLHPDIPNFPNTATTVKLSAGWLIDKAGWKGKKYKNVAVSTKHALVLTNPDKLGTAKEIKELAQKISLDVYDKFNVLLEPEVQFL; the protein is encoded by the coding sequence ATGAAAAATATTAGAGAATCAGTGTCCCTTAAAAATCGTACGACTTTTAGTATTGGCGGAAATGCGAAATATTTTGCACAAGCGACTACTAAATCAGAATTGGTAGAAATTTGCAAATTTGCCAAGGAAAATAAACTCCAAGTAGTCGCATTGGGTGGTGGTAGCAATGTACTAATTAACGATGATGGAATAGATGGAGTTGTTGTAAGTTTAACGAACAAGGATGTAGAAATTAAACTTAGAAAAAGCAGTGTTTTGGTGACGGTCGGAGCTGGTAAAAATTGGGAAGAATTGGTTGGGGAAATGGTTAAGAAGGGATATCAAGGAATTGAGTGCTTATCGGGAATACCGGGGACTACCGGTGCTGCACCTATACAAAATATCGGAGCATATGGACAGGAAATTAAAGAGACCTTCGTTTCGCTAACAGCATACGACACTAAATTGGGTAAATTTAAACGTTTTTCAAAAAAGGAATGCCAGTTTGGTTATCGGGATAGTGTTTTTAAAAGAAAAGGGAATAAGGGACGCTATATCGTTTATCAAGTAACTCTGAGACTTAAAAAAATCAATGTCCCGAAAATTAAATATCAATCCCTGACAGGTTATTTGGAAGCAAAAAATATTGTTAATCCAACCCTTTCTCAAGTTAGGTGTGCTGTTTTGGCTATTCGTTCGGAAAAACTTGAGAATCCGAAAATAGTTTGTAACAGTGGGTCTTTTTTTAAAAATCCGATTGTTAAAAAAACGGTTTTGAAAAAACTATTAACTTTGCATCCTGATATTCCAAATTTTCCCAACACTGCTACAACAGTTAAATTATCGGCGGGTTGGCTGATTGACAAAGCAGGCTGGAAGGGAAAAAAATACAAAAATGTTGCTGTTTCAACAAAGCATGCTCTTGTATTAACTAATCCCGACAAATTGGGAACTGCAAAAGAAATTAAAGAGTTAGCTCAAAAAATATCGTTAGATGTTTATGATAAATTTAATGTCCTCCTTGAGCCCGAAGTACAATTCCTTTGA
- the murD gene encoding UDP-N-acetylmuramoyl-L-alanine--D-glutamate ligase → METKYTNKKIAILGLGVEGVDLALYLQNFKTEITILDEKEEDNITIPPTIKKSVKYIFGKKAFTSDLSQYNFIFRSPGVYPLRDEIIHAVKQGVMVSSAVKLFFEKSPCKIIGVTGTKGKGTTSTLIYEILKTAGCDVHLAGNIGIPFLSLLPKLNRNSIVVLELSSFQLMDLDKSPHIAVILNITADHLDWHASINEYRAAKKNIVKFQNDKDYAVINNDYEVPKSFSKIGKGKKYAFSIKNSVEGSYVDDNMLITNLNNTKTVLGNTADLLLRGKHNWENVLAALTVAKVLNIKSDAIKAAVFSFRGLEHRLELVREVGGIKYYNDSFSTGPDPVIAAIKSFTEPITLILGGYDKLLNYEEMIKQIKLSSVKNILLIGQISQKLMTLITKENIKVNVDNLGKTDMKIIVDKARQVTKSGGVVLLSPGAASFDMFTSYKQRGALFKACVERLQ, encoded by the coding sequence ATGGAAACAAAATACACTAATAAAAAAATTGCCATTCTGGGTTTGGGTGTCGAAGGTGTTGATCTGGCATTATACTTACAGAATTTCAAAACCGAGATTACAATTCTTGATGAGAAAGAAGAGGATAATATTACTATTCCACCAACAATCAAAAAGTCGGTCAAATATATCTTTGGAAAAAAAGCGTTTACAAGTGATCTGTCGCAGTACAACTTCATATTTCGGTCACCGGGAGTATATCCCTTGAGAGACGAAATTATACATGCAGTAAAACAAGGTGTTATGGTTTCCTCGGCGGTAAAACTATTTTTTGAAAAATCCCCTTGTAAAATTATAGGTGTGACAGGCACCAAGGGAAAGGGGACAACGAGTACCTTGATTTACGAAATTTTAAAAACTGCCGGTTGCGATGTTCATTTAGCCGGAAATATCGGGATTCCATTTTTGTCATTACTGCCCAAACTTAACAGGAATTCCATAGTTGTTCTCGAGCTTTCATCTTTTCAGCTTATGGATCTTGATAAAAGCCCACATATTGCGGTTATCTTAAATATTACAGCAGATCACTTAGACTGGCATGCAAGTATTAATGAGTATCGTGCAGCCAAAAAGAATATCGTTAAATTCCAGAATGACAAAGATTATGCAGTGATTAATAACGATTACGAAGTACCCAAAAGTTTTTCCAAAATTGGCAAGGGTAAAAAATATGCTTTCAGTATAAAAAACAGTGTTGAGGGAAGCTATGTTGACGACAATATGCTGATTACTAATTTAAACAACACAAAAACCGTTCTTGGCAACACGGCAGATTTGCTGTTAAGAGGGAAACATAATTGGGAAAATGTTCTTGCCGCACTTACAGTCGCAAAAGTACTTAATATAAAAAGTGATGCAATCAAAGCGGCTGTTTTTTCTTTCCGCGGACTGGAACATAGATTGGAACTTGTCCGTGAAGTTGGCGGAATTAAATATTACAATGATTCATTTTCCACCGGACCCGATCCGGTTATTGCAGCGATTAAGTCGTTTACGGAACCGATTACGTTGATACTGGGCGGTTATGATAAATTGTTAAATTATGAAGAAATGATTAAACAGATTAAGTTAAGTAGTGTAAAAAATATATTGCTCATTGGCCAGATTTCTCAAAAACTAATGACATTAATTACAAAGGAAAATATAAAAGTAAATGTTGATAATCTAGGAAAAACCGATATGAAAATAATAGTTGATAAAGCAAGACAAGTTACGAAATCTGGTGGAGTGGTTTTATTGTCGCCGGGTGCCGCAAGTTTTGATATGTTCACAAGCTACAAACAAAGGGGTGCTTTATTCAAAGCATGTGTTGAAAGGCTTCAATGA
- a CDS encoding alpha/beta hydrolase: MASKNIILLHGWGASSKKLKPLEKELVHLGWKVVIPKLAGFEKPVTSVWDLDRYSTYVTKIAVKHFDNDKYIVFGHSFGGRIAVKMGLRSNRVSGLVLCASGGFSRASKVKRMVFFIAAKAGKIFLVIPIFSKMFRKGLYKVAREHDYEKLGFTMKKTFQNVINEDLRKVIHKVKVPILILWGLEDKMTPIGDARFIKRNSAYSQMFIYKNQGHKLPYNLSKSIACKIDNYFK; this comes from the coding sequence ATGGCTTCTAAAAACATCATTCTTCTGCATGGTTGGGGAGCAAGTTCTAAAAAGCTAAAACCGCTTGAAAAAGAATTGGTGCATCTGGGGTGGAAGGTAGTGATTCCCAAACTGGCGGGATTTGAAAAACCCGTAACAAGCGTATGGGATTTAGATCGCTATTCGACGTATGTAACAAAGATTGCCGTCAAGCATTTTGATAATGATAAATATATCGTTTTTGGTCACTCGTTTGGCGGGCGCATCGCTGTAAAGATGGGTTTGCGAAGTAACCGTGTTTCAGGTTTGGTACTATGCGCGAGCGGAGGTTTTTCCAGGGCAAGTAAGGTTAAGCGCATGGTATTTTTTATCGCCGCGAAAGCAGGAAAGATATTTTTAGTCATTCCGATTTTTTCTAAAATGTTTCGCAAGGGTTTGTATAAAGTGGCACGCGAACACGATTATGAAAAATTGGGATTTACTATGAAAAAAACATTTCAAAATGTAATCAATGAAGATTTGCGAAAAGTAATACACAAAGTTAAAGTACCTATCTTGATTCTGTGGGGTTTGGAAGACAAAATGACGCCCATTGGTGACGCAAGATTTATTAAACGCAATAGCGCTTATTCACAGATGTTTATTTATAAAAACCAAGGTCATAAATTGCCTTACAATTTATCAAAAAGTATTGCCTGTAAAATTGACAACTATTTTAAATAA
- a CDS encoding glutamate racemase — protein sequence MDTRPIGVFDSGLGGLTVVSQIRALLPNESIVYLGDTARVPYGTRSKEVVVKFAKQDAQFLVGKNVKCVVIACNTASSWAANEVRQSMTIPVLDVVSSCMMSLVNIKKIGVIATRGTVNSHAYTNGIKKINPHALVIEKECPLFVPFIEEGIVKGKLIDMLIDNYLSDMRRNKVDTLVLGCTHYPMLANKIRNYMGKDVSLLDAGKTVAISLGQVLKDKNMQNNSRQPFHEYFVTDLTDNFVNVASWFLKEKLKKVQKISL from the coding sequence ATGGACACAAGACCCATTGGTGTATTTGATTCGGGACTCGGTGGTTTAACCGTAGTTTCTCAGATTCGCGCACTATTACCCAACGAAAGCATAGTCTATCTGGGCGATACGGCCAGAGTTCCGTATGGTACCCGGAGTAAAGAAGTGGTTGTTAAATTTGCCAAACAGGATGCGCAATTTTTGGTAGGAAAGAACGTTAAGTGTGTAGTTATTGCCTGCAATACCGCATCTTCTTGGGCTGCCAACGAAGTACGGCAAAGTATGACAATTCCGGTTTTGGATGTCGTATCATCGTGCATGATGTCGCTTGTCAACATAAAAAAAATCGGTGTAATTGCAACGCGCGGTACAGTAAATAGTCATGCTTACACAAACGGTATAAAAAAAATTAATCCACACGCACTAGTTATTGAGAAAGAGTGTCCCTTGTTTGTACCGTTTATTGAGGAAGGTATCGTTAAGGGTAAGTTAATAGATATGCTAATAGATAATTACCTAAGTGATATGAGAAGAAATAAAGTAGACACCCTTGTTTTAGGTTGTACGCATTACCCCATGTTGGCAAATAAAATTCGTAATTACATGGGGAAAGATGTGAGTTTACTGGATGCAGGAAAGACGGTGGCAATTTCACTCGGGCAAGTATTGAAAGACAAAAACATGCAAAATAATTCCCGTCAACCTTTTCACGAATACTTTGTTACGGATTTAACTGACAACTTTGTAAATGTTGCAAGTTGGTTTTTGAAAGAAAAGTTGAAAAAAGTGCAAAAAATTTCACTTTAA